Part of the Cetobacterium sp. ZOR0034 genome is shown below.
AGTCGTTTTGGGCTTTACTTACTCCATTTATAATAATCGGTGGAATTTTCTCGGGATATTTTACCCCAACAGAAGCGGCCGTAATTGCAACTTGTTATTCAATGGCTTTAGGATTCTTTGTATATAAAGAACTGACAGTACAGGGATTTGTTAAAGATGTTATTGAAACTATAAAGATAAGTGGAGTAACAGTTTTAATGATAATGGGAGTAACTTTCTTTGGACAAGTTATAGCAAGAGAGCAGATTTCTATGAAAATTGCAGAAGTATTTTTAACATTTGGTAAATCGCCATTGATGGTTTTAATAATGATAAATCTACTTTTAATTTTCTTGGGAACATTTATAGAGGCGTTAGCTCTGCAGGTATTAGTTTTACCGATGCTAATTCCGGTTGTTATTCAATTTGGAATTGACCCGGTATTTTTCGGAGTTATAAGTACATTGAATTTAATGATTGGAATATTAACTCCACCGATGGGAATGGCCCTTTTCGTAGTATCACGGGTTGGAAAAATTCCAGTGAGTACAATAACCAAAGGGGTAATACCATTTTTGGTTCCAATAATTATAACTTTAATTATTTTAACAATTTTCCCACAAATAGTTTTATTTGTACCAAATTTAATATTAGGAGCATAAATTAAAAATTCTGGAGGAACAAGATGAAAGGTATTTATTCAGCATTACTTATTTCGTTTGATGAAAATGGAAATTTAGATGAAAAAGGAACAAGAAATATTGTTAGATATAATATTGACGTTATGATGGTTGATGGACTTTATGTAGGTGGAAGTACTGGTGAGAATTTTATGATTTCAACAGAGATGAAGAAAAGAATTTTTGAGATTGTAAAAGATGAAGCTAAAAATGACGTAAAATTGATAGCACAAGTAGGTTCTATAGATTTATATGAAGCTGTTGAATTAGGAAAATATGCAACTAGCTTAGGGTATGATTCACTATCAGCGGTAACACCATTCTATTATAAGTTTGATTTTGAAGAGATAAAAAATTATTATATGACAATTGTAAACGAAACAAATAACAATATGATAATCTATTCAATTCCATTTTTAACTGGAGTAAATATGAGTGTTGATCAGTTTGGAGAACTTTTATGCCATGAAAAAATAATTGGAATAAAGTTTACAGCTGGAGATTTCTATTTATTAGAAAGAGTTAGAAAAACATTCCCTAATAAACTAATATATGCTGGATTTGATGAGATGTTACTTCCAGCAGTAGCGCTAGGAGTGGATGGAGCAATTGGAAGTACTTATAATGTAACAGGAAAAATAGCAAAAGAGATATTTAATTTAGTTCAAGAGGGAGACCTTCTTCTAGCGAGAGAAAAACAGACTTATTTGAACGATATAATTGAAGCAATATTAAAGAATGGATTATATCAAACAATAAAAGAGATTTTAAAATTAAAAGGTGTAGATGCAATAGGATATTGTAGATTACCGATGAAAAAACTTTCAGCAGAGAAAGTTGAAGCAGCAAAAGAGATTGGAAGAAATTTTTTATAGGAGCAGATGAAATGAACATAGTAGCCATAGATATTGGAGGAACAGAAATAAAATATGGCTCAGTAGGGACTGGAGGAGAAGTTATCTTCTCCTCATCTTTACCAACTGAGGCAAATAGAGGAGTAGAGCAACTATTAGAAAAAATATTTAAAATAGTTGATGAACTAAAAAATCATAAAACAGTTGGAATTGCAGTTTCAGCGACTGGTCAGATTGACGGTAAGATAGGAAAGGTTGTTGGTGGAACAAACTTAATTCCAGGATGGATAGGAACAAACTTAGTTCAAATATTAGAGGATAGATATGGCTTACCAGCAGTTTTAGAAAATGATGTTAATTGTGCTGCCCTAGGAGAGATGTGGATGGGAGCAGCAGCAGGGAAAGAGAATTTTATTTGTTTGACAATAGGAACAGGAATTGGTGGAGGAGTTGTTTTAAATGGAGAACTCTTAAGAGGAGAAGGAAGTGTAGCAGCAGAGTTTGGACATATTCAAATTGTAAAAAATGGAGTTCAATGTGGTTGTGGAAACAAGGGATGCTATCAAGGATATGCTTCAACAACAGCACTTTTAAGAATGGCAGAAGAAAAGTTTTGTAAAAAATTAAACGGTAAAGAGATCTTTGAAGAGGTTCATAAAAATAACGTTGAATATAAAGAATTAGTTCATGAATGGGCAGATTATTTTACAGATGGACTAGCGACTTTAATATATATATTTAATCCTTCTCTTATTGTTATAGGTGGAGGAGTATCTAAGCAAGGTGATTTTTTAAAAGATATTTTCCAAAAAAGTTTAGAACAAAAAGTAATGAAAAACTACTTAGATATACTACAGATTAAAATGGCTGAGAGAGGCAATGACGCCGGTATGTTAGGGGCTTCACACCTATTATTGAAAAAAATAAAATAAAAAGTTCAAAAAAAGTTGTTGACAAAAAAAACTTTTCATTTTACAATAGATTCCATATAAGATTAACAAAAATTGAATAGAAAATCGGTTGAAGGTATAGGGAGAGTGTCAGAGATGACCACCGAAGAAGTGAATCTTTCAGGTTAGTTGAAAAACTTGAGGACCTATACTGGACGAGCCTCTGGAGAGACTCTATGAGCACCGAAGGAGCAAACCCAAAAGAAATTTTGGACTAAACTCTCAGGTAAAAGGACAGAGGAATTATGCAATAAAAGTTTTTGTATTGACTATTTTTTGTGTATAATTCTTTTTTAATTCCAGAAGGTATTTTTTGAAATACCTTCTTTTTTTATTCAATTTTGCATTTAAAAAAATTTTTAGGAGGAATTCAAATGCAAGATATTGTAACTAGTGTAAACAGTTTTTTATGGGGGAATTTTTTAATTGTATTACTTATGGGAACGGGGATTTATTTTACTTTAAAATTGAATTTTATTCAAATTAGAAAATTTAAAGAGGGAATAAAGCACGTAACGGGATCAATTAATTTGAACGGTAAAGCAGCAGATAAAAATGGAATGTCATCATTCCAAGCTTTGGCTACAGCAGTAGCGGCCCAAGTTGGAACAGGAAATTTAGCAGGAGCAGCAACAGCTATAGCTTCGGGAGGACCGGGAGCGATATTCTGGATGTGGGCAAGTGCATTTTTCGGAATGGCAACAGTTTATGTAGAAGCAATATTAGGACAAGTTTTCAAAAAAAGAGTAGATGGACAAGTAACAGGTGGACCAGCATACTATATAGAAAACTCAATAAAGAATAAAAAGTTAGCAAAAGGGTTATCATATTTCTTTGCAATGGCATGTATAGGTGCTCTAGGACTTATGGGTAATGCGGTTCAGGCCAATTCAATTTCAGCAGCTTTTGGACATGCTTTTGGAGCATCTCCAGCTTTAGTGGGAATTGTAGTTTCAGTTTTAGCAGGATTTGTATTCTTTGGAGGAATAAAAAGAATAGCATCGGTAACAGAAAAAATTGTTCCCGTAATGGCAGGATTGTATATATTAGCTTGTCTAATAATAATAATGATAAATTATAAGGAAATAATACCAGCAGTAACGTCTATTTTCTATTCAGCTTTCAATCCTCAGGCAGCTTTTGGAGGAGCTATGGGAGTTAGCGTAAAGCAAGCTGTTAGATATGGAGTTGCAAGAGGTTTATTCTCAAATGAAGCAGGGATGGGATCAACACCTCATGCTCATGCAATAGCAAAGGTATCACATCCAGGAGAGCAAGGAATTGTAGCTGTAATAACAGTTTTCATAGATACTTTTATAGTTTTAACAGGAACAGCGTTAGTAATATTAACATCTAAAGTATCTTTGGCTTCTGGAGCTGGAATCGTATTAACTCAAGGAGCTTTTGCTAAAACTTTAGGAACGTTTGGAGAAGTATTTATAGCGATTTGTTTACTGTTCTTTGCATTCTCAACAATAGTAGGATGGTATTTCTTTGGAGAAGCAAATGTGAGATACATCTTTAAAAATAAAAAATCAGTTAATGTTTACAGAGCAGTAGTAATGATTATGATTGTTATAGGATCAGTAATGAAGGTTGAATTAGTTTGGGAATTAGCTGATATGTTTAATGGAATGATGGTTCTTCCGAATTTAATAGCATTACTAGCACTAGGAAAATATGCTAGAAATGCTATGAAAGAGTATGATGTTCTTCCAGAAAATGAGATAGGAAAAGAAGCGGTAACATTATAGCTTAAAAATTGAGTTGAAAATGAGTTAAAAGTGATTAAAATTGGAATTAAGTGTATTTCTTTCTTGACATAAAATGGTAGTATACAGTATAATCCATATTAAGATTAACGATTAAGAAGGGTGGATTATTATGAAAAAGTTTTTAATATCAATGTTAGTAATGTTATCAACAGTGGCATTAGCTGAAGTAAAAGAAGGAACTGGATTAGGATATGCAGATGATATAAAAGTTGCGGTAACAATGGATGGAGATAAAATAACAGCTATAGAAGTAAAAGAAAATAGCGACACTCCAGGAATTTCGAATCCAGCAATTGAAGAGTTAACAAAAAGAGTTATTGAAGCACAATCGTCACAAGTAGATGTAGTAGCAGGAGCTACTTACACTTCTGAAGGATTCTTAGAAGCAGTAAATAACGCAACAGGTAAATAGTTAGTTGAATAAAGCTGAGATGTAAGATCGTCTCAGCTTTTTTTATATTAACCAAGTATTATAGTTATAAATCGCATAAGCTGTTACAGTGTCATAATATTTAAAAGTTAGATATAGAAGTAGAGTTATAAAAAGAAGATTTCGAATAAATTTATTTTCGATTCGAGATAAAATAAATGGAATAGTAATAAAAATTCCAACTCTAAAATATTCTAAAAATCTTAAAATAATAGCAAATCTATAAAAACTTATGAAAATAAAAAGAGCAAAGATATTCAAATTTATAAACAGATTTTCTTTTGAATCAGCAATTTTGATAAAAAATAAACTAATAAAAACAATTATAAATAGTTCTGAAAACTCATAAAAATTGCCGGATTCAATTATGTGAGAGTATCTATTTAAACGCTCGCTCAATCCCAAAAAGTTTATATTTAATTTAAAGATTAAATATGAGATAGGATTGATAATTACACCCATTCCTAATAGATAGATTAAAGAATTTTTAGTTTGTTTATAGTTAAGAAAAAAATACAATGGATATAAAATAATAGCTGTTTTATGAAAAAGACAGGCTATAGTAATTAAGCAAAAATAAATTATTAGTTTTCTTTGGAGAATATATTTTAAACTTATCCAAAATATTAAAATTGAAATAAAATTTCGAATAATTGTAAAATTATGCCAATAGTAAAAAGTTGATAAATATATTAAAAAAGATAAAGTAGGATACATACTGTAGGTAATAAAAATTTTATAAATAATAAAATTAAAAATTAAGCTTAAAAAAAATAAGAAATAGTTATAATCTAATCCAATAAATTTTGAAAAATCTTTTAAAATAAGAAATAATTTTTCATATCCATATGGATTTTGAAAATATGGAAGCTCATAAAAATATTTATAAACGTGATAGTCATATCCACCAACATTGATTCTGCTACCTGTGAATAGAATCAAAATACTTAAAGGCATAATTAAAATCTGTTTTTCGTAGATATCTTCTGTAAAAAAAATAGAATAGAATAAAAAAATTCCAAAAATACTCAGAACAAAAATCATACTTCATCAATCCTCTCTTTTAAAATAGATATAGTTAAAGAAATAAAAAAAGATAAAATAAATCCATAAAATATTATTAAATAACGCTTATCAACTATTTCAACTTTATCAGCTTCAATAATTAAAGGAAATGATATCATAGGATTTTTAATTAAATTGTAAATTTTTATTTTTTTCTCTTCTTCTTCAATTGATAAAAGTTTATCGTTTAAAAAATTTGTATTAATTTTTAAAAGTTCAGATAAAAAATTGTTAACCTCATTTATAGGAGTAGTAGAATCAAAAGCTTTAGCAGTAATTGTATATATACCGTTACCATTATTCAATGATAATTTTAAAGAATCTTTTTTGATTAAACTAGGAATATAAAGTCCACCATCGCCAGGAGTAAAACTTTCATAAGTAATTATTCCATTTACATCAGTTTTAGTTATTTTAGTTTGCCCATTAGGTTCAATATATTTAAAAAATCCTTTTGCTGAATAAGTGATAGGTTTTATACTATAAATATAACCTGTAAAAGATATACATATAAAAAAGATTGTAAGAAAAATTTTCATATTTTTTTTCATTAATTTTAAAAGCTGATTTGACATAGAAACCTCCCATAAGATTTTTTCTCCTATATTTAAATACCACAAAAATAAAAAAAACCTCCTAAAAAGAGGTTCTTTACTAGATATATTAATTAAAAGGATACCAGAATCCTTTTAAAACATATATTTTTAAATATATAGATAAAACTAAAAGTAAAATCATTAAAATTAAACTTATAAAGTCAATTTTTCCATATTTTTGAGAACTATACCAAGTTCTTTTATTTTTATGGCCAAAACCTCTTAAATCCATGGCATTAGAAATAACTTCAACTCTATTTAGAGATGAAAGTACTAGTGGGAATAGGATTGTATTGTAATTTCTAAGCCTTGTTAAAATATTTGCATCCTCTTTTCTGAAAGCCACTCCTCTAGCTTCTTGTGCATGCATAATATTTTTGAATTCATCTCTTACATCAGGAATATATCTAAGAGCAATATTTATAGCGTAAGCAACTTTGTACGAAACTCCAATTTTATTTAAACTACTTGCAAATTTACTTGGATGAGTTGTAAATATAAACAGCATCATTATAGGAAAAACAGCAAGATATTTCATAGAAAGAGTTAGAGCAAACCAAACAGTTTCTAATGAAAGGGTAATTCCCTTGATTGTTAAAAGTGCAGTGGTAGTACCAGTTAAAGTTGAACCATATTCGGGAGTTACAACTATTAGGAATAGAGAATTCAAAATAGTAAAGATAACAATAAATTGGAATAATGGTTTTATTGATTTAAAAGGGATTTTAGCAACATTTAAAAGTGTCATTCCAACAATGAAAAATGTTACAAATATCCTAAAATCATTAAATAAAAACACTGAAGCAGTCCAGACAAGAAGTAGTAAGAATTTTATACTTCCATCTATTGAATGTATAGCAGAATCTTTATCAATATATAAAGTACCAGCTCTAGACATTACTTAGCACCTCCTATATTTTCAAAGTTAATAAATGAATTCATTAGTATTTCTGAATTCAACTCCATTATTTGAGCCATTTGTGAAAGAGATGTTTCTTTTAAATTAGATTTTTCCATCAACTCTTTTTCACCTAAAATAATTGTAGGAGTGTTATTTGCAGCAATATTTCCATTACATAAAACTACTGCTCTATTAGCATATTCTAAAGCAAGATGCATATCGTGAGTTATAAGAATAATTCCAACTCCATTTTTAGCAACCTCCTTAATGAAGCTCATAAACTCTTTATATCTTTTATAATCCTGTCCTGCAGTAGGCTCGTCTAAAATCAAAACTTCAGGTTCTAAAGCTAAAATAGCAGCAATTGTTAGCCTTTTTTTCTGTCCATAACTAAGAGATGTAACAGGCCAATGTCTAAATTCATGAAGACCACAAATTTCTAAAGATTTTTCAGCTTTTTCAATATAATTTTTAATACCTCTTATTTTTAATCCAAACTGAACCTCTTCAAGAAGAGTTTCTTGTGTTATCATATGATTTGGATTTTGCATAACAAATCCTATTTTTTCTCCTCTTCTTTTGATACTCTCTTTAATAATACTTTTATTAAGAAGAACTATATCTCCAGAAGTTTCTTTTTCAATTCCAGTTATAACCTTACAAAGAGTAGACTTTCCAGCTCCATTGTTTCCTAAAAGAGCTAAGATTTCACCTTTATTAACAGAGAAGTTTACATTTTTTAATATAGATTTCTCTTCATTATAAGAAAAACATATATTTTTAATATCTAAAATATTTTCTTTGAATTCATTCTTTTTAATTTTAATAGAATCACACCATTTTTTTACTTTTTCAATATTTTCAGGAGTTCCAATTTCTGTAATTGGATAGATAGAATCTTTTTCTAAATCAACACCAGAATATTTTAAAGCTTCAATATAAAGAGGTTCTCTAAGACCATATTTTCTGAAAATATCTTTTCTGAATAGTTCTTCAGGAGTTCCGTTAGCAACAACCTCTCCTTTATTTAAAACAATAACTCTATCGAAATCTTGCTCTAAAACATCTTCTATTCTGTGTTCGATAACGATAATTGTTTTTCCTGTCTTCTTTTGAATATCACAGATAAGTTTCATAGCATGTTTTCCACTATATGGGTCAAGGTTTGCTAGAGGTTCATCAAAAAGAAGGATATCAGCAGAACTTCTCATTATTCCAGCCAAAGATACAGATTGTTTTTGTCCACCAGAAAGTTCTTGTGGACTATGATTTATAAAATTATCCATAGCAACAGTTGATAGTGCATTTTTAGTATCTCTAATCATCTCCTCTTGTGGAACAAGATTATTTTCATCGATGAAAGAAACATCCTCTCCAACAGTTAGACCTATAAATTGTCCGTCTTGATCTTGTAAAACTGTACCAACATTTTTACTGATATCAAAAATACTTGTCTCATAAGGTTCTATACCATTAACAGTTAAAGTTCCTTTGAAACCTCCCTCTTTAGAAAAGGGAACAATACCATTTAAACAGCTTCCAAGAGTAGATTTTCCACTACCACTTGGTCCAGCAATTAGAACTTTTTCACCCTTTTTAATCTCTAAATTGATATTTTTTAGAGTCGGTTCTAATTGATTTACATATTTAAAAGTAAAATCTTTAAATTCTACTACGTTAATCATCTATACTCCTTTAATTAATCTTCTATTTTTAAATTTGAATATTTTCTTTTTCTAGCTGCAATTCCAAGAATAATAGGAATACCTAAGGCAGCAGTAACAACAAAGTTTGTAAATGTAGCTAAAGCTATTTGAATCCAAACTTTCTGAGCAGGTTCACCATAAAAATACACGTCTCCGACATATGCAGCAAGTCCAGCAGCAATCATTCCTAAGATTGAGTACACGTACATCTTAAAGATATGGAACTTAGTAACGTGTCCTGTTTCTAAAGAGAAACTTTTATCCAGTGCAATCATTCCTCCAAAAAGTCCAATAACAGCTGAAAGGAATACCCAACTAAACCAAACACTTCCCCACATAATCATATCATTTAAAGCATGCCCAACAAATCCAACAAAAAACCCAACAACAGGTCCGAATATAGCTCCAAAAATTGTAAGAAGAGCAACAGCTATTCTAAATGATGTGTTAGGACCAACAGGGATAGCTACTCCAGAAAGAACACTGTACAGTGCAGCTCCAATACCTATTGCAACAACATTTTTTGTAGAAAATAGTTCAGTTTTTTTTACATAATATCTGAATCCATCTTCTCCAATATACTTTTTAATCATATTTTGTCCAACCTTTCTTTTCTAATCTTCCAATCAGGCATATAGATTTTTATAAAATCCCAAAACTCTTTTTGATGATGCGGATATCTTAAATGAGCTACCTCATGTAGACAAACATAATCAATACACTCTTGAGGCTTTCGAATAAGTTCTAAGTTCAGTGTAATAATCTTACTTAGATACCGACAAGATCCCCAACGACGTTTCATTCTTCGAATTTTAAAATCTAAAAAATTTTCACCGATAAGATTACTATATTTATTTAAAGATATTTTAAAAATTTCTGAGGCTTTTTCTTTGTACCAATTATATAGAAGAGTTTCTATATTTTTTTCAGTTATCTCTTTGTTAGTAAAAATTATTAAAGAGTCTTTATCAACTTCAATTTTATTAGAGGTACTAGTAAAAATTTTTAAAATATAATTTTTTCCAAGATACTCTATATTGTCTCCATTTTTATATGATTTGTCAACTGCTTTAACTGGATTTTTTTTTATTTTTTCGAGATTTTTTAGAATCCATTCATTCTTAGATTTAAGAAAAGATTCAATAAAATCGTTTGTTGTTCTTTTGGGAACTGAAAGAGTAACTGTACCATCACCTTTAACTTTGAGAATAATATTTTTTATATTTTTTTTAGTAATAATGACATTGTACTTCATCTAATCACCTTCAAAATTTTGTCAATTGAGTATATTTTACCACAATACTTTGATTTGCCAAATAAAAAATAATATGAAATGAACTTTTTTTAATAAGTTAATAAAGTTTTTGATAACTTTTTGTAGTTAATTGCTATATTTAGTAAATTATGATTATATATTAGTAATTTAATTTAAATAAGTAGGGGAGGATTTTATGGAAAATTTACATAATCCAAGAGTTTTTAAAATAAATAGGTTAAGTGCACATTCAAATCATAAATATTCAGGTCTAAATATAGAATGGAAAAAATCTTTAAATGGTATTTGGGATTTTTCATACTGTGATTCACCAAATTGGTCAAAAATAAAAGTCCCAGGACATATGGAACTTCAGGGGTATGGAGAGCCACAATATGTAAATACAATGTATCCTTGGGATGGAAGAGAAAATTTAGAACCTGGGGAGGTTCCAAAAGAGTTCAATCCATTTGGTATCTATAAAAAAGAAGTAGTTATTCCAAAAGATTGGAAAGACAGACCAGTTTATATCTCTTTCCAAGGAGTAGAGTCGTGTTTAGAACTTTATTGTAATGATGAGTTTGTGGGTTACAGTGAGGATAGTTTTACACCGAGTGAGTTTGATTTAACACCATATATAAAGGAAGGAAAGGCAGAGATAAAAGCTAAAGTTTATAAGTGGTGTAGTGGAAGTTGGTTAGAAGACCAAGATTTCTGGAGATTAAGTGGAATATTTAGAGATGTTTATTTATACTCGACACCTGAGGTTCATATAAAAGATATGTTTATAATATCAGACTTAGGAAATGGATTTAAAAAAGCCATTTTAAAAAATATCTTAAAGATAGAAAGTGAAAAGGAAACAACTGTTGATATTGAGATGCAGCTTTTAGACAAAAATGAAGTTGTTTTAAGTGTTGAAGAAAATAAATTGAAAATAGAGAAAAATTTAAAAATAGAATTATCAAAAAAGTTCGAGAATCCAAAATTATGGAGTGCAGAAAAGCCAAACCTTTATGAAGTAAGAGTTATAGTAAAGGACTCTTTGACTGGAAAAGTTATAGAGGAGTGTTCTCAAAACTTTGGATTTAGAAAATTTGAAATTGAAGATAAAATAATGAAAATAAATGGAGAACGTGTTGTTTTTAAAGGTGTAAATAGGCATGAATTTAGTTGTTATAACGGAAGAGCAGTAACAGAAGAGGATATGATTTGGGATATAAAATTCTTAAAAGCTAATAACTTCAATGCTGTTAGAACATCACACTATCCTAATCAAACTAGGTGGTATGAACTTTGTGATGAACACGGACTTTACGTTATAGATGAAGTAAACTTAGAAACACATGGAACTTGGCAAATTCTAGGACAACCTTGTCCAGAGAAAGTAATTCCAAATAACAATCCTGAATGGTTAGAAAATGTTATGGATAGAACTAAATCTATGTTTGAAAGAGATAAAAACTACTCTTCAGTTGTAATTTGGTCTTGTGGAAATGAGTCGTTTGGTGGAGAGAACATATTTAAAATGTC
Proteins encoded:
- a CDS encoding energy-coupling factor transporter transmembrane protein EcfT, with translation MSRAGTLYIDKDSAIHSIDGSIKFLLLLVWTASVFLFNDFRIFVTFFIVGMTLLNVAKIPFKSIKPLFQFIVIFTILNSLFLIVVTPEYGSTLTGTTTALLTIKGITLSLETVWFALTLSMKYLAVFPIMMLFIFTTHPSKFASSLNKIGVSYKVAYAINIALRYIPDVRDEFKNIMHAQEARGVAFRKEDANILTRLRNYNTILFPLVLSSLNRVEVISNAMDLRGFGHKNKRTWYSSQKYGKIDFISLILMILLLVLSIYLKIYVLKGFWYPFN
- a CDS encoding ECF-type riboflavin transporter substrate-binding protein, encoding MIKKYIGEDGFRYYVKKTELFSTKNVVAIGIGAALYSVLSGVAIPVGPNTSFRIAVALLTIFGAIFGPVVGFFVGFVGHALNDMIMWGSVWFSWVFLSAVIGLFGGMIALDKSFSLETGHVTKFHIFKMYVYSILGMIAAGLAAYVGDVYFYGEPAQKVWIQIALATFTNFVVTAALGIPIILGIAARKRKYSNLKIED
- a CDS encoding N-acetylneuraminate lyase — encoded protein: MKGIYSALLISFDENGNLDEKGTRNIVRYNIDVMMVDGLYVGGSTGENFMISTEMKKRIFEIVKDEAKNDVKLIAQVGSIDLYEAVELGKYATSLGYDSLSAVTPFYYKFDFEEIKNYYMTIVNETNNNMIIYSIPFLTGVNMSVDQFGELLCHEKIIGIKFTAGDFYLLERVRKTFPNKLIYAGFDEMLLPAVALGVDGAIGSTYNVTGKIAKEIFNLVQEGDLLLAREKQTYLNDIIEAILKNGLYQTIKEILKLKGVDAIGYCRLPMKKLSAEKVEAAKEIGRNFL
- a CDS encoding FMN-binding protein, whose protein sequence is MKKFLISMLVMLSTVALAEVKEGTGLGYADDIKVAVTMDGDKITAIEVKENSDTPGISNPAIEELTKRVIEAQSSQVDVVAGATYTSEGFLEAVNNATGK
- a CDS encoding M48 family metallopeptidase yields the protein MKYNVIITKKNIKNIILKVKGDGTVTLSVPKRTTNDFIESFLKSKNEWILKNLEKIKKNPVKAVDKSYKNGDNIEYLGKNYILKIFTSTSNKIEVDKDSLIIFTNKEITEKNIETLLYNWYKEKASEIFKISLNKYSNLIGENFLDFKIRRMKRRWGSCRYLSKIITLNLELIRKPQECIDYVCLHEVAHLRYPHHQKEFWDFIKIYMPDWKIRKERLDKI
- a CDS encoding sodium:alanine symporter family protein, whose amino-acid sequence is MQDIVTSVNSFLWGNFLIVLLMGTGIYFTLKLNFIQIRKFKEGIKHVTGSINLNGKAADKNGMSSFQALATAVAAQVGTGNLAGAATAIASGGPGAIFWMWASAFFGMATVYVEAILGQVFKKRVDGQVTGGPAYYIENSIKNKKLAKGLSYFFAMACIGALGLMGNAVQANSISAAFGHAFGASPALVGIVVSVLAGFVFFGGIKRIASVTEKIVPVMAGLYILACLIIIMINYKEIIPAVTSIFYSAFNPQAAFGGAMGVSVKQAVRYGVARGLFSNEAGMGSTPHAHAIAKVSHPGEQGIVAVITVFIDTFIVLTGTALVILTSKVSLASGAGIVLTQGAFAKTLGTFGEVFIAICLLFFAFSTIVGWYFFGEANVRYIFKNKKSVNVYRAVVMIMIVIGSVMKVELVWELADMFNGMMVLPNLIALLALGKYARNAMKEYDVLPENEIGKEAVTL
- a CDS encoding ROK family protein gives rise to the protein MNIVAIDIGGTEIKYGSVGTGGEVIFSSSLPTEANRGVEQLLEKIFKIVDELKNHKTVGIAVSATGQIDGKIGKVVGGTNLIPGWIGTNLVQILEDRYGLPAVLENDVNCAALGEMWMGAAAGKENFICLTIGTGIGGGVVLNGELLRGEGSVAAEFGHIQIVKNGVQCGCGNKGCYQGYASTTALLRMAEEKFCKKLNGKEIFEEVHKNNVEYKELVHEWADYFTDGLATLIYIFNPSLIVIGGGVSKQGDFLKDIFQKSLEQKVMKNYLDILQIKMAERGNDAGMLGASHLLLKKIK
- a CDS encoding ABC transporter ATP-binding protein, encoding MINVVEFKDFTFKYVNQLEPTLKNINLEIKKGEKVLIAGPSGSGKSTLGSCLNGIVPFSKEGGFKGTLTVNGIEPYETSIFDISKNVGTVLQDQDGQFIGLTVGEDVSFIDENNLVPQEEMIRDTKNALSTVAMDNFINHSPQELSGGQKQSVSLAGIMRSSADILLFDEPLANLDPYSGKHAMKLICDIQKKTGKTIIVIEHRIEDVLEQDFDRVIVLNKGEVVANGTPEELFRKDIFRKYGLREPLYIEALKYSGVDLEKDSIYPITEIGTPENIEKVKKWCDSIKIKKNEFKENILDIKNICFSYNEEKSILKNVNFSVNKGEILALLGNNGAGKSTLCKVITGIEKETSGDIVLLNKSIIKESIKRRGEKIGFVMQNPNHMITQETLLEEVQFGLKIRGIKNYIEKAEKSLEICGLHEFRHWPVTSLSYGQKKRLTIAAILALEPEVLILDEPTAGQDYKRYKEFMSFIKEVAKNGVGIILITHDMHLALEYANRAVVLCNGNIAANNTPTIILGEKELMEKSNLKETSLSQMAQIMELNSEILMNSFINFENIGGAK
- a CDS encoding EpsG family protein, giving the protein MIFVLSIFGIFLFYSIFFTEDIYEKQILIMPLSILILFTGSRINVGGYDYHVYKYFYELPYFQNPYGYEKLFLILKDFSKFIGLDYNYFLFFLSLIFNFIIYKIFITYSMYPTLSFLIYLSTFYYWHNFTIIRNFISILIFWISLKYILQRKLIIYFCLITIACLFHKTAIILYPLYFFLNYKQTKNSLIYLLGMGVIINPISYLIFKLNINFLGLSERLNRYSHIIESGNFYEFSELFIIVFISLFFIKIADSKENLFINLNIFALFIFISFYRFAIILRFLEYFRVGIFITIPFILSRIENKFIRNLLFITLLLYLTFKYYDTVTAYAIYNYNTWLI